From Oryza sativa Japonica Group chromosome 4, ASM3414082v1, one genomic window encodes:
- the LOC4335583 gene encoding reticulon-like protein B12, with protein sequence MDRRDDSCCPGGGGGVSSLIGEFVGDVVMWRRGDVSACLLAATVSGWLLFGSGGYTFLSLASNVLLLLLTVLFLWAKAARLLNRPEPPIPEMRISQQVVNEVAALLHSGMNTVFSVFHDIALGKDSVLFYQVFLSLWIISIIGSLTDFTTLCYTSIVAVLTIPALYQKYEECIDRYMRFAYLNLQMYEMVYERFSAKCFHRARDLVIEVLKEP encoded by the exons ATGGATCGTCGTGACGATTCTTgctgccccggcggcggcggcggcgtctcatCTCTGATCGGAGAATTTG TTGGGGACGTGGTGATGTGGCGGCGGGGCGACGTGAGCGCCTGCCTGCTGGCGGCGACCGTCTCCGGCTGGCTGCTCTTCGGCTCCGGCGGCTACAccttcctctccctcgcctccaacgtcctcctcctcctcctcaccgtcCTCTTCCTCTGGGCCaaggccgcccgcctcctcaaCAG GCCAGAGCCACCTATTCCAGAGATGCGCATTTCGCAGCAGGTTGTGAATGAAGTGGCAGCCCTGCTGCATTCTGGCATGAACACGGTCTTCTCTGTCTTCCATGACATCGCACTCGGGAAAGACTCGGTGCTATTTTATCAAGTCTTCCTTAGCCTGTGGATCATTTCTATCATTGGCAGCCTGACTGATTTCACCACTTTATGTTACACAA GTATTGTTGCTGTTCTGACCATCCCTGCATTGTACCAGAAGTATGAGGAATGCATTGACAGATACATGAGGTTTGCGTATTTGAACCTGCAGATGTACGAGATGGTGTACGAGAGATTCTCTGCCAAGTGCTTCCACAGGGCTAGGGATTTGGTTATTGAGGTTCTGAAAGAGCCATGA
- the LOC107277307 gene encoding wall-associated receptor kinase 2, whose amino-acid sequence MQLQKLAAILLLISIGHSALLAAVGAPPPPPGSSNCSTACGGVDIPYPFGIGPAGCALPGFELTCRDTNNGGKKPFLGHGGHFELAGVSLSDGQARVWNNISSYCNDTSQTIMDVVSFADPYRLSQAGNTFAVVGCQAVAVVGVGDSADNIVRFLSGCVATNCGRRGDRLADGACSGAGCCQTTITKGFNAYQVEFQNYSTVFNSSKDIYNVSRCSYAALMESSSFSFRRSYATSSEFFDANGGRVPVVVEWAVRNASNCVEARKNRES is encoded by the coding sequence ATGCAGCTCCAGAAATTAGCAGCAATATTGTTGCTAATTAGTATAGGCCATTCGGCACTGCTCGCCGCCgttggagcgccgccgccgcctcctggcaGCAGCAACTGCtcgacggcgtgcggcggcgtcgATATCCCCTACCCGTTCGGCATCGGCCCTGCAGGCTGCGCGTTGCCCGGCTTCGAGCTCACCTGCCGCGACACCAACAATGGCGGCAAGAAGCCATTCTTGGGGCACGGCGGACACTTCGAGCTGGCCGGCGTGTCCCTGTCCGATGGTCAGGCCCGCGTGTGGAACAACATCTCCTCCTACTGCAACGACACCTCCCAAACCATCATGGATGTGGTGAGCTTCGCTGATCCGTACAGGCTCTCTCAGGCCGGCAACACGTTCGCCGTCGTCGGGTGTCAGGCGGTGGCCGTCGTCGGGGTCGGAGATTCCGCCGATAACATCGTGCGTTTCCTGAGCGGGTGCGTGGCGACCAActgcgggcgacgcggcgatcGCCTCGCCGACGGCGCCTGCTCCGGGGCAGGCTGCTGCCAGACAACGATAACGAAGGGGTTTAACGCCTACCAGGTCGAGTTCCAGAACTACTCGACAGTGTTCAACAGCTCGAAGGATATCTACAACGTCAGCCGCTGCAGCTACGCGGCGCTGATGGAGTCGTCGAGCTTTAGCTTCAGGAGGAGCTACGCGACATCGTCGGAATTCTTCGACGCCAACGGCGGGAGAGTGCCCGTGGTGGTCGAATGGGCCGTCCGGAACGCGAGCAACTGCGTGGAGGCGCGGAAAAACCGAGAATCGTAA